A genomic stretch from Setaria viridis chromosome 1, Setaria_viridis_v4.0, whole genome shotgun sequence includes:
- the LOC117866014 gene encoding uncharacterized protein has product MPDAEKLEAARCVVTLTLSELSRHDISSSTSPPCADLLALFRRCFLLLPLLNAGDPSLAAECCRGLLASLGAILSGDPSPSLLPSLEVFAESLVSNGKLRSCLAMADCAAPEGSRIFTRALPCQGDHHLMLELVCRHFISSLENGEGFEVFWSALSWLGNEPRGTPEISFQGALALIHRTCLFPLPTVVQAHLLLLVSRCISDRNVDLHLLAFEHAMNLYVRYLPALHIFNRTGGVKTPWSRFVKEIPLCCCITDATDQKLRSQINGLLLFCQLHSGDDLPTNENDIDRLIEEHQHILHEKFRQESSMVVKDILLNILHCAKQKDVHESDTEVSDEIICLAAVLRVMSSSLLHILHCVSQMASAGDKENVDYATLCTGYNFIYESICLLGQHEANGLLRYDLLDIIGMPVDRERASMAMLAHFATMSLCCVRKRLGFLWKGCVVMMIMSMNLIAEEEGLSTFELSSKESAVVCSTEEGILKVSARTKAMALRYEAIRKIHKGRRVDGDGSRLGTPQKCLSIIGKADGHAFLECHPEYSPDWSDLMDFVECEEGRDYSNTLKQQRKFRKFKYEKKWSRKRQSNMEWFLT; this is encoded by the exons ATGCCCGACGCCGAAAAGCTCGAAGCCGCCCGGTGCGTGGTGACCCTTACTTTGTCGGAGCTCTCCCGGCACGATATCTCCTCCTCGACGTCCCCGCCTTGCGCCGACCTTCTGGCTCTCTTCCGCCGCTGCTTCCTGTTGCTGCCTCTTCTCAACGCCGGCGATCCAAGCCTAGCCGCTGAATGCtgccgcggcctcctcgcctcccTTGGTGCCATCCTCTCCGGCGACccgtccccctccctcctcccatcACTCGAG GTGTTCGCTGAAAGCCTTGTTTCTAATGGGAAATTGAGGAGCTGCTTGGCCATGGCTGACTGTGCTGCACCAGAAGGCTCAAGGATCTTTACTAGGGCCCTGCCATGCCAGGGTGATCACCACCTCATGCTGGAGCTTGTGTGCCGCCATTTCATTTCATCATTGGAGAATGGGGAAGGATTTGAGGTGTTTTGGAGTGCACTTTCTTGGTTAGGGAACGAGCCACGGGGGACTCCAGAAATTAGCTTTCAGGGGGCTCTTGCGCTGATTCACAGGACCTGCTTGTTTCCTTTGCCAACTGTTGTCCAGGCACATCTTTTACTGCTCGTGTCAAGATGCATCAGTGATCGAAATGTGGACTTGCATTTGCTAGCATTTGAGCATGCCATGAATCTTTATGTGAGATATTTACCAGCATTGCATATTTTCAACAGAACTGGTGGTGTGAAAACCCCATGGAGTCGTTTTGTTAAGGAAATACCTTTATGTTGCTGTATCACAGATGCCACTGATCAGAAACTCAGAAGTCAGATCAATGGGCTGCTTTTGTTTTGCCAATTGCACTCTGGTGATGACCTGCCCACCAATGAGAATGACATTGATCGCCTAATTGAAGAACACCAGCATATCCTTCATGAAAAGTTCAGGCAAGAATCATCTATGGTTGTGAAGGATATATTGTTAAACATCTTGCACTGTGCAAAGCAAAAGGATGTGCATGAATCTGATACTGAAGTATCAGATGAGATCATTTGCCTTGCTGCAGTACTTAGAGTAATGAGTTCCTCACTTCTACACATCCTGCATTGTGTCAGCCAAATGGCATCTGCCGGTGACAAAGAAAATGTAGATTATGCAACACTCTGCACGGGGTACAATTTTATATATGAAAGTATCTGTTTGCTTGGGCAACATGAAGCTAATGGGCTTCTTAGATATGACTTACTTGATATTATTGGGATGCCTGTGGATAGGGAAAGAGCCTCAATGGCAATGTTGGCTCATTTTGCCACCATGTCACTTTGTTGTGTAAGAAAAAGGCTTGGCTTTCTGTGGAAAGGTTGCGTTGTCATGATGATAATGTCCATGAATCTTATTGCCGAAGAGGAAGGTCTGAGTACATTTGAGCTTTCTTCAAAAGAATCTGCAGTTGTCTGCTCTACCGAGGAGGGAATCTTAAAG GTTTCTGCACGGACTAAGGCGATGGCATTACGGTATGAAGCCATACGTAAAATTCATAAAGGCAGGCGCGTTGATGGAGATGGAAGCAG GTTGGGCACCCCGCAGAAGTGTTTGTCCATAATTGGAAAGGCTGATGGTCATGCCTTTTTGGAGTGTCATCCCGAATATTCACCAGACTGGAGTGATCTTATGGATTTTGTTGAATGTGAAGAAGGTAGGGATTATTCAAATACCTTGAAGCAACAACGAAAGTTTAGGAAGTTTAAGTATGAGAAGAAATGGAGCAGGAAGAGACAGTCCAACATGGAATGGTTTTTAACTTAA
- the LOC117841563 gene encoding uncharacterized protein: MEQMREMSRKKRKRVAALFVSAVMSMIVHWYQRKRPRHIVDPNEVAERDVATRKQMLRNLYQGSNVYCYDSLRLTKRSFYDLCAILRERCGMCDNKNVSVEEKVAIFLLVVGHGTKMRMIRSSYGWSLEPICRHFNEVLRGILSLCHEFIKLPDPSAVQPEDSKWKWFEDCLGALDGTHIDVFVPLADQGRYRNRKQQITTNVLGVCDRHMKFVYVLAGWEGSASDSRVLRDAMSRDDAFVIPSGKYYLVDAGYTNGPGFLAPYRSTRYHLNEWAAQGHNPSTAKELFNLRHSTARNVIERTFGLLKMRWAILRSNSYFDLQNQDMEKGKKSGSGRGYISWNDDMDKALLDTFVEYYNKGDRCQNGWKSHVYTAAIKNVREKCNVDISKDNIMARNKTFDKHYTIINGMLESSGFGWDWNKNKISVDSDAVWEEYVAKNKEASGYRHKTVLYWDSISLVFGKDHATGEAARTAAESSKDMSKEDLSNKEPTSSATSGSLKRQRSGDSFTSMMAEKLDKFAEALKEEAPKGPTSKEILDTLNEVQGLDEDTLLDLFDILTGDARKYESLLALPERMRKRWLLKQLNK, encoded by the exons ATGGAGCAAATGAGAGAGATGagtaggaaaaagagaaaaagggtgGCTGCTTTATTTGTTTCTGCTGTCATGAGCATGATTGTGCACTGGTATCAGCGTAAGAGACCTAGACATATTGTTGATCCGAATGAAGTGGCTGAGAGAGATGTAGCTACACGCAAACAAATGCTAAGAAATCTGTACCAAGGATCAAATGTCTATTGCTATGATAGTTTGCGCCTAACTAAGAGATCATTTTATGACCTATGTGCCATCTTACGTGAGAGATGTGGTATGTGTGATAACAAGAATGTGTCGGTAGAAGAAAAGGTAGCAATCTTTTTGCTTGTAGTGGGTCATGGCACTAAGATGAGGATGATTCGTAGCTCATATGGATGGTCACTTGAGCCAATCTGCCGTCACTTCAATGAGGTGCTTAGAGGTATTCTATCATTATGCCATGAATTTATCAAGCTTCCTGATCCATCAGCTGTACAACCTGAGGATTCCAAGTGGAAGTGGTTTGAAGATTGCCTTGGAGCATTAGATGGTACACACATTGACGTTTTTGTGCCTTTGGCTGACCAAGGGAGGTATAGGAATAGGAAGCAACAGATTACCACCAATGTTTTAGGGGTTTGTGATCGTCACATGAAATTTGTTTATGTCTTAGCGGGATGGGAAGGATCAGCTTCAGATTCACGTGTGCTACGTGATGCAATGTCTCGGGACGATGCATTTGTTATTCCAAGTGGGAAATACTATCTAGTAGATGCGGGATACACCAATGGACCAGGCTTTCTTGCTCCATATCGATCCACTCGCTACCACTTGAATGAGTGGGCTGCTCAAGGGCATAACCCATCCACTGCCAAAGAACTATTCAATTTGCGCCATTCAACTGCTAGAAATGTGATAGAGAGAACATTTGGGCTATTGAAGATGAGGTGGGCTATACTAAGAAGCAACTCATATTTTGACTTGCAAAATCAG GATATGGAGAAGGGCAAGAAGTCAGGCTCGGGCAGGGGTTACATTTCTTGGAATGATGACATGGACAAGGCTCTTCTTGACACATTTGTGGAGTACTATAACAAGGGTGACAGATGCCAGAATGGGTGGAAGTCTCATGTCTATACAGCTGCTATCAAGAATGTCCGAGAAAAGTGTAATGTGGATATCTCAAAAGACAACATCATGGCGAGGAACAAGACCTTTGACAAACACTACACTATTATCAATGGTATGCTGGAATCAAGTGGATTTGGTTGGGAttggaacaaaaacaaaatatctGTTGATAGTGATGCTGTATGGGAAGAATATGTGGCG aaaaacaaagaagctTCTGGGTATAGGCACAAGACTGTCTTGTACTGGGACTCAATTAGCTTGGTGTTTGGCAAAGACCATGCTACCGGTGAAGCGGCAAGGACTGCAGCTGAGAGCTCAAAAGACATGAGTAAGGAAGATCTTAGTAACAAAGAGCCCACATCATCGGCAACTTCAGGAAGTTTAAAGAGGCAACGGTCAGGCGACTCTTTTACCTCTATGATGGCTGAAAAACTAGACAAGTTTGCTGAAGCACTAAAGGAGGAAGCCCCTAAAGGACCAACATCAAAAGAAATTCTAGACACACTGAATGAAGTACAAGGATTGGATGAAGACACTTTGTTGGACCTATTTGATATCCTGACCGGTGATGCACGCAAGTACGAGTCTCTGTTGGCGCTTCcagagaggatgaggaagaggtgGCTTCTAAAACAGCTCAACAAGTGA
- the LOC117850367 gene encoding fasciclin-like arabinogalactan protein 14, which produces MASRLPPIALLLVLAGLTSPAAAFNITRLLGEFPDFTTFNNLLSQAKLADDINRRQTITVLAVDNGAAGGISSLPSDVQRKVLSMHVVLDYYDTAKLGAIKNHTTLLTTMFQSSGQATDRMGFLNFTKRSDGTMVFGSAEPGAPKNSQMVKSVASRPYNISVLQVSAPIVPPGVGGSADAGAPPPHKATALAPAPAAKGKKGAPSPKDEETPAPAPSDDDGGADAPDADAPGPAADGPAADGPTADGPGADGPAADAPAHKKSSDDAADAPEGSAAGRVVAGAGLGIVALLMAII; this is translated from the coding sequence ATGGCATCGCGTCTGCCCCCCATtgcgctcctcctcgtccttgcCGGCctcacctcgccggcggcggccttcaACATCACGAGGCTTCTCGGCGAGTTCCCCGATTTCACCACCTTCAACAACCTCCTGTCGCAGGCGAAGCTCGCCGATGACATCAATCGCCGGCAGACCATCACCGTGCTCGCCGTTGACAACGGCGCCGCGGGCGgcatctcctccctcccctccgacGTGCAGCGCAAGGTGCTCTCCATGCACGTCGTCCTCGACTACTACGACACGGCCAAGCTCGGGGCCATCAAGAACCACACCACCCTGCTGACCACCATGTTCCAGTCCTCCGGCCAGGCCACCGACCGCATGGGATTCCTCAACTTCACCAAACGCTCCGACGGCACCATGGTGTTCGGCTCCGCCGAGCCCGGCGCGCCCAAGAACTCCCAGATGGTCAAGTCCGTCGCCTCCCGCCCGTACAACATCTCCGTGCTGCAGGTCAGCGCCCCCATCGTGCCGCCCGGCGTCGGCGGCTCCGCGGACGCCGGCGCGCCACCCCCGCACAAGGCCACGGCGCTCGCTCCGGCGCCTGCGGCCAAGGGAAAGAAGGGAGCTCCGTCGCCCAAGGATGAGGAGACCCCTGCTCCGGCACcgtccgacgacgacggcggcgccgacgcacCTGATGCCGACGCGCCTGGCCCGGCTGCCGATGGGCCGGCGGCTGATGGCCCCACGGCGGATGGTCCGGGGGCAGACGGCCCGGCGGCCGACGCGCCGGCGCATAAGAAGAGCAGCGACGACGCGGCTGACGCGCCCGAGGGCTCAGCCGCCGGCAGGGTAGTGGCCGGTGCGGGTCTCGGAATCGTGGCGCTTCTGATGGCGATCATTTGA